One Globicephala melas chromosome 9, mGloMel1.2, whole genome shotgun sequence genomic window, ACAGTAAATAGGAAAAGGTTGAGGACTGGTGTAGAAGTGGGAATTCTTGACTCAGCAAGGGATAGAAAAGAGGCAGGAGAGCATGGGGCTAGGATAGCATGAATGTTAGCCCTGAAAAGTCAAAAGCAGGGACCTGTCTTCTAATACAGAGGGAAAGGgggggaaaaagaggaaatgaggcTGAGAGATTTCAAAGCAGATACAGGGACATTGAGGGATCTCAGTTTGAATGATTCAAGAGGTCATTGAGCTTAAGGAAAGTTTGAGAAAATCTGTGAAAGGCAGAAAAGCAGTCTACATGCTTCACCAAACCAAGACGGGAGCCTTCTTAAATCTTATGCATCAGAAACAGATGAACCTCTCCATGTCAAAAATTTTAGTAGGTCCCAATGGTAAAATAAAAGAAGTCACATCTGGGTTCATGGACCTTAACATTTATAGAACAGACTAACTGAGCTACTGTAGAGGACATAAACCATATATAAATCATAAACCCCTAGAATTCAGGGGGATCTCAAAAGGTAATCTGTAAATATACAAATCCCAGGTAACACACACAGCTGCACACATGCACAAATCACACCATGCTCTGTACAGAGAGTTCAGACACCAGGAACTCTTGCATGAAAGGAGAGAGCGCTTCACTGCACTAGATGGCTAGAAATCAGTTAaggatgaaaaaggaaatatggTTTTACAGGATGAAGCCAAAGGAAAATTCAGTTTCCAAAAATCTTCTCCAGTCTGATTCAACAGATAAAAAGTGAATCGTGGGcttccctgtggtgcagtggttaagaattcacctgccagtgcaggggacacgggtttaagccctggtccgggaagatcccacaggccacggagcaactaagcccatgtgccacaactactgagcctgcgctcaagagcccgtgctccaaaacaagagaaaccactgcaatgagaagcccgtgagctgcaatgaagagtagcccctgctcgccgcaactagagaaagcccgcatgcagcaacaaagacccaacacaggcaaaaataaataaaaataaaattaattaatttttttaaaaaagtcaatcaTGTGTCCGGATCCTTGCATCCAGTTTCCAGAGGGATAATTTTAAACACCGAGTTTAGTCACAGGGAAATAAAAGTTTCCTGCTTCTTTGGCCACATCAAGTCCCACAGGGACATTTACTATATCAGCTACACCCTTGCTGAGTGGAAATCAGTGACACTAGACCACTAGTTCAGTACATTCCATCTCACCTTGAAATCCTATTTCACTGAAATCATGAAATGCATCAAAGAGGGAAAGAGCATTAAACGTGGCAAAGAGATTTAAAGAAGCAATGTCCCATTCTACCCAGGCCTTCTGCAGTAGAGTCTCTGAGGCTCTTCATCAAAGCAACTCAAGATGCCCCATGCCCTGAGGAGCAGCCCCTCTCTAGCACAGCTCTCGGCCTGCTGTTACTCAAGAAAAGAACAACGGGGTGGACTACTGTGCACAGATAAATCACAGCCTGCCACACCCAGTGCCTGAATTCCCGTGATGGAAACACACCTGAGGCGCTGAGCACCAGTGAcagaaaataggaaacaaagaGGACAGCAAAGGAGATGAGAGCCAGGAGAGCCTTGATGTGTGCCTGGGCGCTGGGATCGTGAGAGCCTGAGATGGACAGGGAGACCTTCTTGGTGTGTCTTCCCAGAGGTGGAATGAGCAAAGCCATGCCAGCGATGAAGACAACAGTAGGGACTGTCCAGGTAACAATTTTCAAAGGGAAGAAGCAGAGTCTCTCATATGTTCTCACAGCATTCCCAGCGACATTCCAAGGTTGCAGAACCCTCTTTAAATAGTTCTGATCTATTCTCCGGTTGCCTATGAAAACTAGAATGGTGCTGAAGCTGGAGAACCCCACGGAGCTGAGCAGCACCCATGGAACCAACACAGACACCATCTGCTTTAGCCAGAGGAAGACAGGGGGGTGAAGGTTGCGATTTTCACACAGTAGAAGACACTGAGCCAGGTGGAGAACCATAACGTGACAGCATTCAAGAAGTCCCACTGAAAGGCTAGGAACTGGAATACAGGGTTGTATGGGAAGGCTATTGGattcaggaaaatataaatgTTCTTATCACCACCCATCACAGATAGAAGCTAGAGGCTCCCAGGCTGACCAATAAGTTATTGCAGGGTGACAAAGTTCTCTGCAGCAACCACTCCATGCCCAGTGCCACGGTGATTAAGCCATTACCCACCACTGCCACCAAgcacaaaaggaataaaatgatagcaaagataaagGCTATCTTATCAGTCAACTGAGGTCCTGGAACCATGTCCTCTCCACTCATCTCTCCTGCAGACAAGATGGGTCCCAAGACTTCAAAGTCTATTCCTGTAGGGTGGCTCTGGAGGGTCCTGTATGATGCTGGTCTCTCCAGCTTCCCTACATACAGAGGATAAAGTAGAGGATGTGGGCTATCTGAGGAGGGTGAAGAGGTTTCTTCTTCTCTGAATAGATACAAATATCATTAAGGCTCAGTTTCAAAAGTCCCCCTGCCTGCCCATGAATTTGCCTGTCCTTCCTCTGCCTACTGTCTGCCTATATCAACATTGCTGTGGATACTATATCAGGCCCTTGCATTTAGCATCCCTTACATGGGAGCTTATACCTCTCTAAGCTGACACCTAAGATATGACCACACACCTACTGGCTGCTCTGTGAGGAAATCCAGTGAGCACACCTGCTACTAACAGTCAGAGCTCAACATCCTTGGTTGGTTGGTATGTTCTGGGCATTGTCCTAAGTGATCTTCATTGTCTTTAGGTCTCACAATGACCCTATGAAGCCAGTGCCTTTAGAAAACCCCTTTGACAGGCAGAAAACTGAACAAAACCTCTACTGAGAGAGGTTAATTCAAATACTATTACTTGTGGTGACTGTTATCATCAAATAGAACATAGCAGACAATTATACATAATCAAGCAAGTGAATTTTTTAACCATATTTTATTAGTGACCTTTAAAGGGCATTTCATATAGGAAAGCCTACTATGATAGCTATAGCACTAATGGGCTATGGCAGGAAGAACTCTGGGCTAGGAATCAAGGCAAGTGTTAGTCCTAGTTCCACCATCACTGTGAGTTACTGGGTATGTCAGTAggcccctctgtgcctcagtttctccatctgtaagatGTGAAAAGTATCATCTGTTCTAATTCACAGGATAAGATTCACAGGACTAGATTCTAGGACTAGAATCACAGTTTTCAGAGTGAAAGAAGACATTAAatggactgacatatatacactagtatgtataaaatagataaccaatatatagaacctgctgtatagcacatggaagtccacttcgctgtacagtagaaactaatacaacattgtaaaacaactataccccaataaaaaaaattttttttaaacattagaaaCATCAAAAAaggtattaaataattttatagatgaaCAAACGAAGCCTCAAGTTATAGATTAAGACTCCCACCTAAAGTCACAGTTTGGAGAAAAGACCAAGACCCAAACTGATTCCAAGACCAGAAATCTTTGCATGGTTAGCAGCACATCTTGTATCCTATCTTCTTCATCCACAGCTGAAGGCAGAAGACCAGGCTTTGAGTTTTGTCACAGTCACTATCTACAGATCTTTGGACTAGTCgtctaacctctctgaaccccactttcttcatctataaaatatggatcacaaatatatgtgaatatatatacacacacatatatggatgTATATGTGGAAACCAGAAATCTCTACACATGTATAAGAAATAAGTAAGGTGGTGATGACAAGTGTTATTATAATGATATCCACCCTGTGGAGGGACAAGTGGTCCAAGGAAAATTCAGGAGAGCATCAGGGATGCAACAGAGGTCCAAGGCACCAAATACTGGATATCTACTTTAATTAGAGGAAGGTGGAGTAAGCAAAGGCCACATTTTCAATAGGAATGAGGCtcaaagaatcaaaaaaaaaaaagcaatcaggTGAGCGCTTACTTACTCAGGTGCGTGTGAGCAGGTTAGTGTGTCACAGAGAGTAAGGCAAGCAGAAAGGGTTCTGGGTCAGCTATGGCAATAGTGAAGGCTCAGGATCAAGCAACATGAGAGTGAGGGAGTATTTTACAGAACACTCATCTTCTGACCAGCACCATAGCCTACTATTTCCATGCATAGAACCCCACAAAGACAGAACAGAATCCAGAACTCTCAGCATCTCTTTCTAGTTCCCAGTTCACCTGAGACAAAGGTCCAGTAGAACTGTCCTTCCAACACAGAAGCCCTGCTGTGGTGAACACGGTGATcttggggaaaggagaggtgaaCTAAGGCGACGAATTCACTCTACCTTTCTCAGAAGATGCAAATCTCCAGGGGATAAGTTCCCAGCTGCTCTCTACCCTGCCCTTGTTCCTCTGGCTGACATTTGGCTGTTTGCTCCTGGAACATGGAGCAATAAAGCAAACTTTGAGCTCGTAGCTCTGGCGTCTGGCCAGCCACAAAGTTCTCAATATGGAAAATTTACATCTTTTCCCTTCTACTTCCTACATATTTGATGGCTCATATAATGGGAAAAATATGCTGTTAACCCTCAATTTGACCAACAACAATTAATAAGCATCTCCTGTATATCATAATGACGCTGTGAAAGGCGCTGGGGCTGTAACAATGAACTAGGTATCTGCCCTCAAAGTGCTTTCATGCACTAATCATAAACCACAAACATTTACTGGACGTACACTATGTGCAGATTAAGTTAATCCAAAAGTGTGAGCaatcatttgtattttaatatggAATATGCTTTATGGtgattcttttgttgtttgtgctttttgtttgttaCATTTTGTTTCTCAGACTTTATTTGGTGGAAGCCAACTCTgagaattttgaaattttcacAGGTAGTCTTTGTATGTATGATCATGAGGGTGGTAAAGGTAGGAATCCTGAGTACATTGCCTGTGGGGGAAACACTTAGCTCAGTTCTATCTCTCAGAGAACAAAAAAGGAGCACTCCCAGGCTGTGGTTCTAAATGTATGTGTCATCCTATTTCCATACCAAGAATTCGGAGAAGAATTCAGTAACATCAGCAGCCCCTTCGTTGTGGGACAGCACAGGTGCTGTCTTGTATGTTGAAAGGACAGAGATGACACCAGTAAAGGAGATGGAGGTTTGATCATGTCCAGGAAATAGATAAGTTTGACTACAGCAGGGGATTTCCATAAGGGGATGGTGGCATATCAGGCTGAAAAGGCAGGCTGGGGAGAGAGCCCAGAAGGCTTTGAAAGTCAGGATGAGATATTAGGCTGTGTCTTTGGTCAAGATGGGGCCACCAAATGCTTATGGGCTCTTATGAGCTAGAGCCTAGGAAAGGAAGGTTGAGAACATCAACCAATTAAAAACTCCTGAGATAAGCCCACTAGTCCTGACATAAATCAAAAGGCTGTGAAAATGTTGCAGAACATGAGAGTCGCACCACCATTCCCCTCCCACCCAAGACATTCAGTAAAGTTCTGGAGCTCTGCCCAAGGGAAAGCCAGTCTTCCAGGTGACATCCCTGATGCTCCTGCCTTTGCTGCCTCCACCCATCCCTCTTGTGGCTTAAGCCCCAAAATTCAGTCCCCGCAATTTATTATTGCCCTCCCAGCTCACTCATattgctgccaaaaaaaaaaaaaaaaggaaaaaagaaaaaatttctttatGATACTCCCAGCTTTCCACAGTTTCCTCTATCCAGCTTCACCCTCTCTCTACTCTTTGGGAAATCCCTTGTGCTCCTCTCCTACAATTTGGGAATCTCCTCTTTTAAAGCCCTAATCGTCTTCTTCCAAGTGAAAACTCCTCACCCCGTTACCTCATCTCTGTTCCTCTTTCTTGCTCTTCTTGCCGTAGCTCAGCCTCCAGCTAGCATTACAACAGAATGTTTTGGGGTCTCAGCTCCCAAGACTGTTGGACAACTTATCATAAATGCAGTTATTTACTTGAAAATCCTTTGTaaactctattctgttctgttgtttATTACTCCTATCTTGATTAGCTCAGACATATAAATCTGTAAACCATGTATGGTGTTTTTCCCAATCTCTTCTGGTCTCTTGGTCTCCACATTTTTTTATAGTAAACtccatcagttaaaaaaaaattatgaacatgAATTCCACCATatgcatgtttatttattttaattatatgctTGTAATACTCTACTAATACATTATGTACATCATAAAACACATATCAGAAATAGGGATTAAAAggatgagataaaaataaatggaaattgtcACGCTTTTCTTTCTATATCCAATGGATCATTTTGCACACACTCCGGGATGCAAACACCCTAATTTAGAGACTACCATCCTAGATGTCGGCATCCAGGGTCCACCTCCTGGATGAGTGGACAGGAAGAGTAAGattctcaaaatttaaaactatagcaaatttcctttgttttccttttctatcttCTGTTGGCCAAAGCATTTCCACATCATAAAATTCCTTTTAATTCAACATATATCGAACACACAAAACCATGGGCAGGTCCTATAGTGGCACAAAACTCATACATGCCCTCAGACATCAATTGTTCAAAAGAAAAAGCTCCATGGGTGGAACTGGTCTTAAGCAGGGCACAAAAGAAGGGAATGGCAAAAAacagcagagaaaggaaagaaggaagttcCAGATGGGCCAAAAGACCACAGGCTGCAGGGAAGAGCATGTGGGGAGACAGAAAGAAGCTTTCCTGGGCTGAAGTAGAGACTGAGCTCTGAGAGCACAGCAAGATTGAGGAGGGCAATTGATGTGTGTGGGATGGTATGAGACAACCTATGTCACCATTCAAAAAAAACTTTAGGTTGACCACAGAACAACTGACAACCATTACAGGTCTCTGTAAAGGGAATACAGACCAAAATGACGCTTGGAGAATATATTAttagggctgctgtgtagagagtGAAGGAGGCCTGTGAGGAAATGAGGCCACCATTCTAGTCCAAGGTGGTTTGGGACCCAGATAAGGGACCAGGA contains:
- the TAS2R60 gene encoding LOW QUALITY PROTEIN: taste receptor type 2 member 60 (The sequence of the model RefSeq protein was modified relative to this genomic sequence to represent the inferred CDS: inserted 2 bases in 2 codons; substituted 1 base at 1 genomic stop codon), with the translated sequence MSGEDMVPGPQLTDKIAFIFAIILFLLCLVAVVGNGLITVALGMEWLLQRTLSPCNNLLVSLGASSFYLXWVVXKNIYIFLNPIAFPYNPVFQFLAFQWDFLNAVTLWFSTWLSVFYCVKIATFTXPVFLWLKQMVSVLVPWVLLSSVGFSSFSTILVFIGNRRIDQNYLKRVLQPWNVAGNAVRTYERLCFFPLKIVTWTVPTVVFIAGMALLIPPLGRHTKKVSLSISGSHDPSAQAHIKALLALISFAVLFVSYFLSLVLSASGVFPSREFRHWVWQAVIYLCTVVHPVVLFLSNSRPRAVLERGCSSGHGAS